One Oryzomonas sagensis genomic region harbors:
- the thiC gene encoding phosphomethylpyrimidine synthase ThiC, whose protein sequence is MTQLEYARRGLITEQMQIAAAAEGVPPEFIRDGLAAGTIVICHNIKHANGTPLPVGTGLRTKINANIGSSSDDTDMQKELEKARTAVKYGADAIMDLSTGGPVDEIRRAVVAETNACIGSVPLYQAALDAVRVKKKAIVDMTVDDIFAGIIKHAEDGVDFITVHCGVTRSTVERMKNEGRLMDVVSRGGAFTIEWMAYNRQENPLFEHFDKLLDITKEYDMTLSLGDGFRPGCLADATDRAQIQELILLGELTQRAQEAGVQVMIEGPGHVPLNQIQANILLQKRLCHGAPFYVLGPLVTDIAPGYDHITCAIGGAIAAAAGADFLCYVTPSEHLRLPDVQDVRDGVIASRIAAHAADIAKGVRGAMDKDIQMATCRKKLDWEGQFALALDEDKAREFRANSPVADHGACTMCGEFCAYKVMDDAMKR, encoded by the coding sequence ATGACCCAACTCGAATACGCCCGCCGGGGCCTCATTACCGAACAGATGCAGATCGCAGCCGCAGCGGAAGGGGTCCCACCCGAATTCATCCGCGACGGTCTGGCAGCCGGCACCATCGTCATCTGCCACAACATCAAGCACGCCAACGGCACCCCGCTGCCGGTGGGGACCGGCCTGCGCACCAAGATCAACGCCAACATCGGCTCGTCTTCGGATGATACCGACATGCAGAAGGAGCTGGAGAAGGCCCGCACCGCAGTGAAATACGGGGCCGACGCCATCATGGACCTCTCCACCGGCGGGCCGGTGGACGAGATCAGGCGGGCCGTGGTGGCGGAAACCAACGCCTGCATCGGCAGCGTGCCGCTCTACCAGGCCGCCCTGGACGCCGTGCGGGTCAAGAAGAAGGCCATCGTGGACATGACGGTGGACGACATCTTCGCCGGCATCATCAAGCATGCCGAGGACGGCGTGGACTTCATCACCGTGCACTGCGGCGTGACCCGCTCCACGGTGGAACGGATGAAGAACGAGGGGCGCCTCATGGACGTGGTCTCCCGCGGAGGTGCCTTCACCATCGAGTGGATGGCCTACAACCGCCAGGAGAACCCGCTCTTCGAACACTTCGACAAACTCCTGGATATCACCAAGGAATACGACATGACCCTCTCCCTGGGCGACGGTTTCCGCCCCGGCTGCCTGGCCGACGCCACGGACCGGGCTCAAATCCAGGAACTGATCCTCCTGGGAGAACTGACCCAGCGCGCCCAGGAGGCCGGGGTACAGGTCATGATCGAAGGGCCGGGGCATGTGCCCCTGAACCAGATCCAGGCCAACATCCTGCTGCAGAAGCGCCTGTGCCACGGCGCGCCGTTCTACGTCCTGGGGCCCCTGGTCACCGATATCGCGCCGGGATACGACCACATCACCTGCGCCATCGGCGGGGCCATTGCGGCCGCCGCCGGGGCCGACTTCCTCTGCTACGTCACCCCCAGCGAGCACCTGCGCCTGCCGGACGTGCAGGACGTGCGCGACGGCGTGATCGCCTCCCGCATCGCCGCCCACGCGGCCGACATCGCCAAGGGGGTCAGGGGCGCCATGGACAAGGACATCCAGATGGCCACATGCCGGAAGAAGCTGGACTGGGAGGGGCAATTCGCCCTGGCGCTGGATGAGGACAAAGCCCGGGAGTTCCGCGCCAACTCGCCGGTCGCCGACCACGGGGCCTGCACCATGTGCGGCGAGTTCTGCGCCTACAAGGTCATGGACGACGCCATGAAACGCTGA
- the thiD gene encoding bifunctional hydroxymethylpyrimidine kinase/phosphomethylpyrimidine kinase, which translates to MDDCSKRFRLVINNTAQVFPPVGGVYLITDQDDNLVERVRIALRGGVAVLQYRAKEKSHETRLEEGRELKQLCKRFGVTFIVNDDIRLARELDADGVHLGQDDGGIAEARELLGPGKIVGKSTHNLDEALQAEQEGADYIGFGAMYPTDSKVITHMPGTSGLCAIRDRIKLPVVAIGGITTSNACRVIDAGADAVAVISSVLSSPRPDIAAAELKLLFNRTCPYPRGSVLTVAGSDSGGGAGIQADIKTITLLGSYAASALTALTAQNTREVSAIHGLPPSFVVDQITTVLADIPVDVIKTGMLHTSAIVSALAELLAERTGYIPLVIDPVMVSKGGTTLLDRDSLRILLEQLLPQAYLLTPNIPEAERLLGRAIRCEADMEQAARDLHALGPANVLLKGGHLAGRQSMDILFDGYECREYAAERVFTSNTHGTGCTYASAIAAFLAQGEPLRSAVEKAKEFISAAIRLAHPLGKGHSPVNHFAAARQSDR; encoded by the coding sequence ATGGACGACTGCAGCAAACGGTTTCGTCTCGTCATCAACAATACGGCGCAGGTATTTCCGCCGGTTGGGGGCGTGTATCTGATCACCGACCAGGATGACAATCTGGTGGAACGGGTGCGGATCGCCCTGCGTGGCGGTGTGGCGGTGCTGCAGTACCGCGCCAAGGAGAAAAGCCACGAGACCCGCCTGGAGGAGGGGCGCGAGCTGAAGCAGCTCTGCAAGCGCTTCGGGGTGACCTTCATCGTCAATGACGACATTCGGCTGGCCAGGGAACTGGATGCGGACGGCGTCCACCTGGGCCAGGACGACGGCGGCATTGCCGAGGCACGGGAGCTGCTCGGCCCGGGCAAGATCGTCGGCAAATCGACCCATAACCTGGACGAGGCCCTCCAGGCCGAACAGGAGGGGGCCGATTATATCGGTTTCGGTGCCATGTACCCGACCGACAGCAAGGTCATCACCCACATGCCGGGCACCAGCGGCCTGTGCGCCATCCGCGACCGCATCAAGCTCCCGGTGGTGGCCATCGGCGGCATCACCACCAGCAACGCCTGCCGGGTGATCGACGCCGGCGCCGACGCCGTGGCGGTGATCTCGTCGGTCCTGTCCAGTCCCCGTCCCGACATCGCCGCCGCCGAGCTGAAACTGCTCTTCAACCGCACCTGCCCCTACCCGCGCGGCTCGGTCCTGACCGTGGCCGGCAGCGACTCGGGGGGCGGAGCCGGCATCCAGGCCGACATCAAGACCATTACCCTGCTGGGGAGCTACGCCGCCAGCGCCCTGACCGCCCTGACCGCCCAGAATACCAGGGAGGTTTCGGCCATCCACGGCCTCCCCCCTTCCTTTGTGGTGGATCAGATCACGACCGTGCTGGCCGATATCCCGGTGGACGTCATCAAGACCGGCATGCTGCACACCTCGGCCATCGTCTCGGCCTTGGCCGAACTGCTGGCGGAGCGCACCGGGTATATCCCGCTGGTCATCGACCCGGTCATGGTATCCAAGGGGGGCACGACCCTGCTGGATCGGGACTCGCTCCGCATCCTGCTGGAACAGTTGCTGCCCCAGGCCTACCTGCTGACCCCCAACATCCCCGAGGCCGAGCGCCTGCTGGGGAGAGCGATCCGCTGCGAGGCGGATATGGAACAGGCCGCCCGCGACCTGCACGCCCTGGGCCCGGCCAACGTTCTGCTCAAGGGGGGACATCTGGCCGGCCGTCAATCCATGGATATCCTCTTCGACGGCTACGAATGCCGGGAATATGCGGCGGAACGGGTCTTCACCAGCAACACCCACGGCACCGGCTGCACCTACGCCTCGGCCATCGCCGCCTTCCTCGCCCAAGGGGAGCCGCTCAGAAGCGCCGTGGAAAAGGCCAAGGAGTTCATCTCCGCCGCCATCCGCCTGGCCCACCCCCTGGGCAAGGGGCATAGCCCGGTGAATCATTTTGCCGCCGCCCGGCAAAGCGACCGCTGA
- the alr gene encoding alanine racemase, whose protein sequence is MVVYDSRPTFAEIDLDALRHNFELIRASIPRRTEMLAVVKADAYGHGFMDISRELEALGVNAFGVAFLAEGIQLRKSGIDKPILLLGGVYPGQERKCIGYNISTALFTLEQAQALNLAAGKLFRKAQVHLKIDTGMGRLGITYAEAPAFLSELKKLPNITLEGIVSHFASADELDESGQHFTRIQAERFSWVVAEARKAGFSPRYIHIANSAAALLRDNAGCNLVRPGIVLYGAIPSPDFQGKLDLKPVMRLKSSIAMLKWVEPGTTISYARRFTAAERTLIASVPVGYADGYPRTLTNRGEALIRGQRARVAGTVCMDWIMLDVTHIPGVAVGDEVVLMGTDGAGNCIHAEELATLAGTIPYEIFCGISKRVPRIYLK, encoded by the coding sequence ATGGTCGTGTACGACAGCCGTCCCACATTCGCCGAGATCGATCTCGACGCACTGCGCCATAATTTTGAGCTTATCCGCGCTTCCATTCCCCGCCGGACCGAGATGCTGGCGGTGGTCAAGGCCGACGCTTACGGCCACGGCTTCATGGACATCAGTCGCGAACTGGAGGCGCTGGGGGTGAACGCCTTCGGCGTCGCCTTCCTGGCCGAGGGCATTCAACTGCGCAAGAGCGGCATCGACAAGCCGATCCTGCTGTTGGGCGGGGTGTATCCGGGCCAGGAGCGCAAATGCATCGGCTACAACATCTCCACCGCCCTCTTCACCCTAGAGCAGGCCCAGGCACTTAACCTAGCCGCCGGCAAGCTCTTTCGCAAGGCCCAGGTCCATCTCAAGATCGACACCGGCATGGGGCGCCTGGGCATCACCTACGCCGAGGCCCCCGCGTTCCTGAGCGAATTGAAGAAGCTGCCCAACATCACCCTGGAGGGGATCGTCTCCCACTTCGCCAGCGCCGATGAACTGGACGAATCGGGCCAGCATTTCACCCGCATCCAGGCCGAGCGGTTCTCCTGGGTGGTCGCCGAGGCCCGCAAGGCCGGCTTCTCCCCGCGCTATATCCACATCGCCAACAGCGCTGCGGCCCTGCTCCGGGACAACGCCGGCTGCAACCTGGTCCGTCCCGGCATCGTGCTCTACGGCGCCATCCCTTCGCCCGATTTTCAAGGGAAGCTGGACCTCAAGCCGGTCATGCGCCTGAAAAGCAGCATCGCCATGCTGAAATGGGTGGAGCCGGGCACCACCATCAGCTATGCCCGCCGCTTCACCGCCGCCGAGCGGACCCTGATCGCCAGCGTGCCGGTGGGGTATGCCGACGGTTACCCCCGCACCCTCACCAACCGGGGGGAGGCGTTGATCCGGGGCCAACGGGCGCGGGTGGCCGGGACGGTCTGCATGGACTGGATCATGCTGGATGTGACCCATATCCCCGGCGTGGCCGTGGGGGACGAGGTGGTGCTGATGGGGACGGACGGGGCGGGGAACTGCATCCACGCCGAGGAGTTGGCCACCCTGGCCGGTACCATCCCTTACGAGATCTTCTGCGGCATCAGCAAACGGGTGCCCAGGATTTACCTGAAATGA
- the selD gene encoding selenide, water dikinase SelD, translating into MIKLTQLVKAAGUAAKLGPAGLAKALDGLWDYRDENLLVGPETSDDAGVYRIAPECALVETADIITPPVDDPFTFGRVAATNAISDVYAMGARPVTAMNLVFFPACSLPGEVLGEILAGGNSVLKESGVCLVGGHTVEDDELKYGLSVTGLVDPAAIIRNSTARPGDLLLLTKPLGSGIIATAVKGEMAPEGAVTAAAAWMATSNRAAAELMRECRASAATDVTGFGLIGHCSEMARGAGVTIRLGLDAIPLMSGVTGLAGDGMVPAGCYRNRDHYAPLVSGRDSRDEALLPLFDPQTSGGLLIALSPADAERFLAQAGERGIFARQVGLVLPPQAHPIEIV; encoded by the coding sequence ATGATCAAACTGACGCAGCTGGTAAAAGCCGCCGGTTGAGCCGCGAAACTGGGCCCTGCGGGCCTGGCGAAAGCCCTGGACGGGCTTTGGGATTACCGCGACGAAAACCTGCTTGTAGGTCCCGAGACCTCCGACGACGCCGGGGTCTACAGGATTGCGCCGGAGTGCGCCCTGGTGGAGACGGCCGATATCATCACCCCTCCCGTGGACGATCCCTTCACCTTCGGCCGCGTCGCCGCCACCAACGCCATTTCCGATGTCTATGCCATGGGCGCCCGCCCCGTGACCGCCATGAACCTGGTGTTCTTTCCCGCCTGCTCCCTGCCGGGGGAGGTTCTGGGTGAAATCCTGGCCGGGGGGAACAGCGTGCTGAAAGAGTCCGGGGTTTGCCTGGTGGGGGGGCATACGGTGGAGGACGACGAGTTGAAGTACGGCCTCTCCGTGACCGGCCTGGTGGATCCCGCCGCCATCATCCGCAACTCCACCGCCCGGCCGGGGGACCTGCTGCTCCTGACCAAGCCCTTGGGCAGCGGCATCATCGCCACCGCCGTGAAGGGGGAAATGGCCCCGGAGGGGGCGGTGACCGCGGCCGCCGCCTGGATGGCCACCTCCAACCGGGCGGCCGCCGAACTGATGCGGGAATGCCGCGCCTCCGCCGCCACCGACGTGACCGGCTTCGGCCTGATCGGCCATTGCAGCGAGATGGCCCGCGGGGCCGGGGTGACGATCCGCCTGGGGCTCGACGCCATCCCGCTCATGTCCGGCGTGACCGGTTTGGCTGGCGACGGCATGGTGCCGGCCGGCTGCTACCGCAACCGGGACCACTACGCTCCCCTGGTGAGCGGGCGGGACTCCCGCGACGAAGCGCTGCTGCCGCTCTTCGACCCCCAGACCTCCGGCGGGCTCCTCATTGCCCTGAGCCCGGCGGATGCGGAACGCTTCCTGGCCCAAGCCGGGGAGCGCGGCATCTTTGCCCGCCAGGTCGGCCTGGTGCTCCCCCCGCAAGCCCATCCCATCGAGATAGTCTGA
- a CDS encoding ASKHA domain-containing protein gives MPGYALAMDLGTTTLAASLMDRATGQRLAMTGGMNPQRRFGADVVSRLAAAVHSEEALQEMARLIRTELLRLAHDLCAESCVPWGEVKQVAIAGNPAMQHLLLKLPVKTLAFPPYRPLFTGGKRVTAGELEWDGAAPVYLFPMPGGFVGGDTVAFLYGARPGEAALCLDMGTNGEMALTAGATIWATSAAAGPAFEGGNLSCGMAALPGAITSIRIEGERVKIATLGNREPVGICGSAAIELVTELLACGVLEAGGRLRTSAEIPSNLGQRVIEQEGESAFVIHRDARGLLLLTQRDIRQIQLAKGAIRAGMEVLAERSGIPFPGLKEVLLTGSFGAVLRPLWLKTIGIFDAGMVQISQFTPEGALAGVERALAEHDDFASVERLGMRFRVVPLSGTPLFETMFMKHMDFPQP, from the coding sequence ATGCCCGGCTACGCCCTTGCCATGGACCTGGGGACCACCACCCTGGCCGCTTCGCTCATGGACCGCGCCACCGGCCAACGGCTGGCCATGACCGGCGGCATGAATCCCCAACGCCGGTTCGGGGCCGACGTGGTGTCGCGCCTGGCAGCCGCGGTTCACTCCGAAGAGGCATTGCAGGAGATGGCTCGCCTGATCCGCACCGAACTGCTGCGTCTGGCCCATGATCTGTGCGCGGAGAGCTGTGTCCCGTGGGGCGAGGTGAAACAGGTCGCCATTGCCGGGAACCCGGCCATGCAGCACCTGCTGCTGAAGCTGCCGGTGAAGACCCTGGCCTTTCCCCCCTACCGCCCCCTGTTCACCGGCGGCAAACGGGTGACGGCAGGGGAGTTGGAGTGGGACGGCGCGGCCCCGGTCTATCTGTTCCCCATGCCGGGCGGGTTCGTGGGGGGGGACACGGTTGCCTTCCTCTACGGCGCCCGACCGGGAGAGGCCGCCCTCTGCCTGGACATGGGCACCAACGGCGAGATGGCCCTGACCGCGGGCGCAACCATCTGGGCCACCTCGGCCGCGGCCGGACCGGCCTTCGAGGGGGGCAACCTCTCCTGCGGCATGGCCGCCCTGCCGGGTGCCATCACCTCCATCCGCATCGAAGGGGAACGGGTCAAGATCGCCACCCTGGGCAACCGGGAGCCGGTGGGCATCTGCGGCTCGGCCGCCATCGAACTGGTCACGGAGCTTTTGGCCTGCGGGGTTCTGGAAGCGGGGGGGAGGCTGCGCACCAGCGCCGAGATCCCCTCGAACCTGGGACAGCGGGTGATCGAACAGGAGGGGGAGAGCGCCTTTGTGATCCACCGGGACGCCCGGGGGCTGTTGCTCCTCACCCAGCGGGACATCCGCCAGATCCAGTTGGCGAAGGGGGCCATCCGGGCCGGCATGGAGGTGCTGGCCGAGCGTTCCGGTATACCTTTCCCGGGCCTGAAGGAGGTGCTCCTGACCGGTTCCTTCGGTGCCGTTTTGCGCCCCTTGTGGCTTAAAACCATTGGAATTTTCGACGCAGGCATGGTACAAATTTCACAGTTTACCCCCGAAGGGGCGCTGGCCGGTGTCGAACGTGCCCTGGCGGAGCATGACGACTTCGCGTCCGTGGAACGGCTCGGCATGCGGTTCCGGGTGGTGCCGCTCTCGGGTACGCCGCTGTTCGAGACCATGTTCATGAAACATATGGACTTCCCGCAACCGTAA
- the purH gene encoding bifunctional phosphoribosylaminoimidazolecarboxamide formyltransferase/IMP cyclohydrolase — translation MAKITRALISVSDKNGIVEFSKQLADYGVEILSTGGTAKLLREAGLTVKDVSEFTGFPEMLDGRVKTLHPKVHGGLLGMRSNPAHVAMMKEHGIENIDMVVVNLYPFEATVAKPGCLLADAIENIDIGGPTMLRSAAKNYPDVTVIVDCADYATVLKEMKGSKGAVSPATNYGLAVKVFQHTAAYDGAISNYLGARLGEEPQEYPATFTIQVKKAQDLRYGENPQQSAAFYVEKDIAEPCVSNAVQLQGKELSFNNIIDLDAAIETVKEFEQSAAVIIKHTNPCGVALSDTPLSAYLKARECDPVSAYGGIVGFNRQVDADIARELASTFLEAVIAPGYSDEALEIFKAKKNVRVMQIPLLGEYDVQGYDLKKVVGGLLVQGRDRGMVRAADCRVVTERTPTASEYASLDFAWRVCKHVKSNAIVFTNRDQTVGIGAGQMSRVDSSKIAVQKALLPTQGTVLASDAFFPFRDGVDAAAEAGVTAVIQPGGSVRDEEVIKAANEHGIAMVFTGMRHFRH, via the coding sequence ATGGCTAAGATCACCAGGGCGCTCATCAGCGTTTCCGACAAGAACGGCATCGTAGAATTCTCCAAGCAACTGGCCGACTACGGGGTGGAGATCCTCTCCACCGGCGGCACGGCCAAGCTGTTGCGCGAGGCGGGGCTGACCGTCAAGGACGTGTCCGAGTTCACCGGGTTTCCCGAGATGCTCGACGGCCGGGTCAAGACCCTGCACCCCAAGGTGCACGGCGGCCTGCTCGGCATGCGCAGCAACCCGGCCCATGTGGCCATGATGAAGGAGCACGGCATCGAAAACATCGACATGGTGGTGGTCAACCTGTACCCCTTCGAGGCCACCGTGGCCAAACCGGGGTGCCTGTTGGCGGACGCCATCGAGAATATCGATATCGGCGGTCCCACCATGCTCCGCTCGGCCGCCAAAAACTACCCGGACGTGACGGTGATCGTGGACTGCGCCGATTACGCCACGGTCCTGAAAGAGATGAAGGGGTCCAAGGGGGCCGTCTCCCCGGCAACCAACTACGGCCTGGCGGTCAAGGTCTTCCAGCACACCGCCGCCTATGACGGCGCCATCTCCAATTACCTGGGGGCGCGCCTCGGCGAGGAGCCCCAGGAATATCCGGCCACCTTCACCATCCAGGTCAAAAAAGCCCAAGACCTGCGCTACGGCGAGAACCCCCAGCAGTCGGCCGCCTTCTACGTGGAGAAGGACATTGCCGAACCGTGCGTCTCCAACGCCGTACAGTTGCAGGGCAAGGAGCTTTCCTTCAATAATATCATCGATCTGGATGCCGCCATCGAGACGGTCAAGGAGTTCGAGCAGAGCGCGGCGGTCATCATCAAGCACACCAACCCCTGCGGCGTGGCCCTGTCCGATACCCCGCTGAGCGCCTACCTCAAGGCGCGGGAATGCGACCCGGTTTCGGCCTACGGCGGCATCGTCGGCTTCAACCGCCAGGTGGATGCGGACATCGCCCGGGAACTGGCCTCCACCTTCCTGGAAGCGGTCATCGCCCCCGGCTACAGCGACGAGGCCCTGGAGATCTTCAAGGCCAAGAAGAACGTGCGGGTGATGCAGATACCGCTCCTGGGAGAGTACGATGTCCAGGGGTACGACCTCAAAAAGGTGGTGGGGGGACTGCTGGTCCAGGGCCGCGACCGGGGGATGGTGCGGGCGGCCGACTGCCGCGTGGTGACCGAGCGCACCCCGACCGCCTCGGAGTACGCATCCCTCGATTTTGCCTGGCGGGTCTGCAAGCATGTCAAGTCCAACGCCATCGTCTTTACCAACCGTGACCAGACCGTGGGGATCGGGGCCGGCCAGATGTCCCGGGTCGATTCCTCCAAGATCGCCGTACAGAAGGCCCTGCTGCCGACCCAGGGTACGGTGCTGGCGTCCGACGCCTTCTTCCCGTTCCGGGACGGGGTGGACGCCGCAGCGGAGGCCGGGGTCACGGCCGTCATCCAGCCGGGGGGGAGCGTGCGGGACGAGGAGGTCATCAAGGCGGCCAACGAGCACGGGATAGCCATGGTGTTCACCGGCATGCGGCATTTCAGGCATTAG
- the purD gene encoding phosphoribosylamine--glycine ligase, which produces MKVLVVGGGGREHALVWKIAQSPLVTKVFCAPGNPGIGALAENLPIRVDELDKLLAFARSEGIGLTVVGPEQPLSLGIVDLFEEHGLKVFGPRKNAAIIEASKAFSKDLMQKYGVPTAAYGVFTEAGPAEAFIDRTGVPIVVKADGLAAGKGVIIAQTRDEAVEAVKDMLSGNAFGSAGARVVIEEFLTGEEASFLAITDGTNIIPLASAQDHKAVFDGDKGPNTGGMGAYSPAPVVTRAVHDTAMAEVLRRTVDGMAAEGRPYRGVLYAGLMVKDGRVKTLEFNARFGDPECQPLLMRMKSDIVPVLMAVAEGDLAGRSIEWHDKAAVCVVMASEGYPGDYRKGDAISGLDKAAELDDVFVFHAGTAAKDGACVTSGGRVLGVTALGATVQQAIERAYQGVGRITWQGVQYRTDIGKKALNRG; this is translated from the coding sequence ATGAAAGTTTTGGTGGTTGGCGGCGGGGGCAGGGAGCATGCGCTGGTGTGGAAGATCGCCCAGTCGCCGCTGGTGACGAAGGTGTTCTGCGCCCCCGGCAATCCGGGGATCGGCGCGTTGGCCGAGAATCTCCCCATCCGGGTGGACGAACTGGACAAGCTGCTCGCCTTTGCCCGGAGCGAGGGGATCGGCCTCACGGTAGTGGGGCCGGAACAACCGCTCTCCCTGGGTATCGTGGATCTGTTCGAGGAACATGGCCTCAAGGTCTTCGGCCCCCGGAAGAACGCCGCCATCATCGAGGCCAGCAAGGCGTTCTCCAAGGATCTGATGCAGAAATACGGCGTCCCGACGGCGGCCTACGGTGTCTTTACCGAGGCCGGTCCGGCCGAGGCGTTCATCGACCGGACCGGGGTGCCGATCGTGGTCAAGGCAGACGGTCTGGCCGCCGGCAAGGGGGTCATCATCGCCCAGACCCGTGACGAGGCGGTGGAGGCCGTGAAGGATATGTTGAGCGGCAACGCCTTCGGCAGCGCCGGCGCCCGGGTGGTGATCGAGGAATTCCTCACCGGGGAGGAGGCCTCCTTCCTGGCGATCACCGACGGCACGAACATCATCCCCCTGGCCAGCGCCCAGGACCACAAGGCGGTCTTCGACGGCGACAAGGGCCCCAATACCGGGGGCATGGGCGCCTATTCCCCCGCGCCGGTGGTGACCCGGGCCGTGCACGACACGGCCATGGCCGAGGTGCTCCGCCGGACGGTGGACGGCATGGCCGCCGAGGGACGCCCCTATCGCGGCGTGCTGTACGCGGGGTTGATGGTGAAGGACGGTCGGGTCAAGACCCTGGAGTTCAACGCCCGTTTCGGGGACCCGGAGTGCCAGCCGCTCCTGATGCGCATGAAGTCCGACATCGTGCCGGTCCTGATGGCCGTGGCCGAAGGGGATCTGGCGGGACGCTCCATCGAATGGCACGACAAGGCGGCGGTCTGCGTGGTCATGGCCAGCGAGGGGTATCCGGGGGACTACCGCAAGGGGGACGCGATCAGCGGTCTGGACAAGGCGGCCGAGTTGGACGACGTATTCGTCTTCCATGCCGGCACCGCAGCCAAGGACGGCGCGTGCGTCACCAGCGGCGGCCGGGTCCTGGGGGTCACCGCCCTGGGGGCAACGGTGCAGCAGGCCATTGAACGGGCCTACCAGGGGGTTGGACGGATCACCTGGCAGGGGGTGCAGTACCGCACCGACATCGGGAAAAAGGCGCTCAACCGCGGATGA
- the purE gene encoding 5-(carboxyamino)imidazole ribonucleotide mutase: MTDSPKVLLIMGSDSDLPVMQAAGEVLQKFGIPYEMHIASAHRSPAKAMALASEAAGRGIEAIIAGAGMAAHLAGVVAAKTILPVIGVPMPGGALNGVDALYSTVQMPGGIPVATMAIGKAGAKNAGLFVVQMLALSDVRLAGALKEYRREMEDEVERKDAALQAAGREA; this comes from the coding sequence ATGACAGATTCACCAAAAGTCCTGCTCATCATGGGGAGCGATTCCGACCTGCCGGTCATGCAGGCGGCCGGCGAGGTGCTTCAGAAATTCGGCATCCCCTATGAGATGCATATCGCCTCGGCCCACCGCTCCCCGGCCAAGGCCATGGCCCTGGCCTCGGAAGCTGCCGGGCGGGGCATCGAAGCGATCATCGCCGGAGCCGGGATGGCCGCCCACCTGGCCGGGGTCGTGGCCGCCAAGACCATCCTGCCGGTGATCGGCGTGCCCATGCCGGGCGGGGCGTTGAACGGCGTGGATGCCCTCTACTCCACGGTGCAGATGCCGGGGGGGATTCCGGTGGCCACCATGGCCATCGGCAAGGCCGGGGCCAAGAACGCCGGGCTGTTCGTCGTCCAGATGCTGGCCCTGAGCGATGTGCGGCTTGCCGGGGCGCTGAAAGAGTACCGCCGCGAGATGGAAGACGAGGTGGAACGCAAGGACGCCGCCCTGCAGGCGGCGGGCCGGGAGGCGTGA
- a CDS encoding cytochrome c3 family protein gives MKKVVVALFALVAFAGTAFAAPEFIEMKKGVKFPHKAHIAAVGNCKKCHETKPGKIEGFGKEWAHKNCKGCHAEGKKGPTSCKECHK, from the coding sequence ATGAAAAAAGTTGTTGTTGCGCTGTTTGCCTTGGTTGCGTTTGCGGGCACCGCCTTCGCCGCTCCTGAATTCATCGAGATGAAAAAAGGAGTGAAGTTCCCCCACAAGGCCCACATTGCCGCTGTCGGCAACTGCAAGAAGTGCCACGAAACAAAACCGGGCAAGATCGAAGGCTTCGGCAAGGAATGGGCCCATAAGAACTGTAAGGGTTGCCACGCCGAAGGCAAAAAAGGTCCCACGAGCTGCAAAGAGTGCCACAAGTAA